CATATATGTAGGCGATGTTGCCCGTGTAGAAGACGGCGCAGACCAGACCGTAGGTTACGCTTTGATAAACGGCAAACGTTCGGTTTACCTGCCCATTATTAAAAAAGCGGATGCTTCCACACTGGATGCTGTGGAAAACCTGAAAAATGCCATTCCGATGCTGAAAGATCAATTGCCCGAAGATGTAAAGGTCAGCTATGAATTTGACCAATCCAGCTATATCGAACGCTCTCTTTCCAACCTTATCCACGAGGGGATTTTAGGAGCGGTTTTCACGGGGTTGGTCATATTATTGTTCCTTGGCGATACACGGGGAGCTATCATTGTTGTATTTACTATTCCGATTGCCGTTCTTTCCGCAGTTACGACCTTGTACCTTTTCGGGCAGACCATCAATATTATGACTTTGAGCGGTCTTGCTCTGTCTATCGGTATTCTTGTCGATGAAGCTACGGTAACGATAGAGAATATACATCAGCATATGGAAATGGGTAAGCCCAAACAGCGGGCGATTGTGGATGCTTTGCTGGAAATCTCTATTCCTAAATTGCTGATATTGCTTTGTATTCTTGCGGTATTGACCCCAGCCTTTATTATGACAGGTATTCCAAAAGATATGTTTATGCCTTTATCGATGGCTGTTGCCTTTGCTATGATAGCTTCCTTTCTGGCTTCGCAGACCTTTGTACCGATACTGGCAAACTGGATGATGAAGAACAAACACAACTCAGAAACCATTTCAGCAAGAAAACGGGCCTTCTTTGACAAATTCCGTGTCAATTATTCCTACCGTATGCGTAAATGGTCAACCAGAGCCGTACCGCTTTTTATCGTGTATGTGTTGGTTGCTTGCGCTATCGCAAGTTTACTTTTGACTGTCGTGGGTACAGATGTAATGCCAGTTTCCAATAATGGTGATTTTCAGTTACGTATACAGGCTCCACAGGGAAGCAGAATTGAAAAAACAGAACAGATTGTCAAAGATATTACCAATGAAATCAAAGCCGAACTGCCTGAAAACGGACTGAATATTACTTCTGCATTTGTAGGAATGCATCCCGCAGGGTCACCTATTAACCCCATTTTCCTTTTCAGTAATTCTTCTCACGAAGCAATATTGCAAATATCCGTTAATCAGGAGGTTTACGGCGGTTCAATGGAAGATTTCAAAGAAAAAATCCGCAATAAGATTACAGAGAAGCATCCTGAAGTTGCTTTTAATTTCGAACCGATGGAGCTGACCGAAAAAATTATGGGACAGGGAGCAATGACACCGATTGAAGTCAAAGTAGGCGCAGGTCAGGTAAAAGGCGCTTTTGCACATGCCTCAAAGATTGAAGCTAATCTGAAAAAAGTTCCTTATCTGCGGGATATCCGGATTGCAGAACCCATTGCTTATCCGAATATGGAAATTGAAGTAAACCGTGACCTTGCCGGACAGTTCGGACTGACAATTCAGGATATTACCCGCAGTCTGGTTACGGCGACCTCATCTACCCGTTTTACGGACAAAAACCTGTGGATTGATCCGAAATCTGGATTGGTATTCCAGACACAGGTACAGATACCGGAGGGTATGATGTCGGAAGAAAGATTGCGGTCACTTCCTTTGAAAGCGGGAAGCCTTCGTCCTGTACTGGAAGATGTAGCGACTATACGCAGGGTGATAGCTCCGGCACAGGTAAACCGTAAGGGACCAAACCGTTATGTAACCATTGTTGCCAATGTATACGGGAAGGATCTGGGCACGGCTTCTTGGGCAGTGAAACAAGCCATTAAAGATGCAGGAGTACCGCCGCGTGGTACGACTATCTGGACAGAGGGAACATTACAATTGCTGGATGATACATTAGGAAGTCTTCTGGCTGGTTTGGGTGTGGCCATTATGGCCATATTCCTGATGCTATCGGCTTATTACCAATCATTCAAAGTCCCTTTGATTATCCTTTCAGTGTTGCCTGCCGTAATTGCAGGCAGTCTGATTATCCTTTTCTTTACAGGCAGTACGCTCAATCTGCAATCTTATATGGGTATTATTATGTCACTCGGGGTATCGGTTTCCAATGCGGTACTACTGGTCAATCAGGCGGAATACTACCGTAAAAAATTACTCTTGAAACCAGCCAACGCTGCAAGACTTGCCGCTTCCTCAAGGCTAAGACCTGTACTGATGACCGCTGCAGCCATGCTTGCCGGAATGTTGCCGATGGCAATGGGTTTAGGCGACGGAGCAGAGCAGATAGCTCCTTTGGGCAGGGCGGTTATCGGTGGTCTGATTGCATCTACCGTCACCATCTTATTACTCGTACCACATTTCTTTTCTTCTCTGATGTCAAGGACTAAAGTTATTAGCCCGTCATTAGATCCTGATGATTACGAAAGCAGGTACTATGCAGAACAGTCCGGTAAACAAACGATATCATAAACTTTAAAATTAACATTACAATGTATCACAGCATTTCAATAAATAGAAAAACAACAGCTCTATTGGCATTGACCATATTGTTGGTATTGCTGCTTTCGGCTTGCTCACAAAAAGAACAGGAAAAGCCACAAGCGAAAAAAGAGCCTGTAAAATCCATGAATTATAAGACAGCACCTGTACAGGTTATCAATCCTGAATATGAGATATCCGTTCCGGCAGAACTGAAACCCTATGAGCAGGTCTCTGTATATGCAAAGGTTACCGGATTTGTACAGCGGTTGTATGTGGATAGAGGGGACAGAGTTAGGAAAGGTCAGCTTTTGGCCGTATTGGAAGCTCCCGAAATGCAGCAGCAATATCTTTCCGATAAATCTACCGAGCAAAAGGTTTATAGCGATTACCTTTATGCAAAACAGGCATATGACCGATTGATAACGGCTTCCAAAACAACCGGAGCAATTGCAGATATTGAACTCGACAGGGCTAAAAGCGCAATGGAAAGTGCCAAATCCGCTTATGATGCTTCCAAAGCAGGTACGGCGCATTCATCGCAATTACAACAGTATCTACGTATCACCGCACCGTTTGACGGCGTGATAACCCAAAGGAATATTTCAGTTGGCGCATTAGCGGGAGCAGGAAGCAATATACCCTTGTTTATGATGGCGCAGAGTAATAAGCTCCGCCTGACGTTATCCCTGCCCGAAAAGCACGCATCATCCGTTCAGCGGGAGATGTACGCTACGTTTACGGTCAGCTCTCAGCCGGGTAAAACATTTGACGCCAGACTTTCCCGTACCTCGGGATTGCTTGACCAGCAAGACCGGTCGCTTACACTGGAGTTTGATGTAAACAACCCGTCGGGCGAACTGCAGGGAGGAGATTATGCACAAGTCAAACTGAAATTAAAACGTAAAAATGCCACTAATTGGGTACAGACAAAGAGTATATTAAATACACAGTCAGGAACTTATATTTTGACGTTAAATAACGATGAAGTAAAACGGATTGCTGTACATGAAGGAATTCGTTTAGATACACTGACGGAGGTTTTCGGTAATCTGGATCCGGAGGACAAAATTATCATCAAACCATCGGAAGAGATTAAGGAGGGGAGAATAAAGAAACAGGACTCGTTCAAGTAAAGCCGGCAATAATATGTAAAAGAAAAACATCCTTACCAGCATTATGGCAGGGATGTTTTGTTTGAAATCAGTGTCAGATTGTTTTTGAAGCTATTCGTTTGATGAATGAACCAAAATATAGCCAATAACGGGGATTTTTTTATTCTGTATTTCTATCTAATATTGATCAATATGATGAATAAACTTTTGATGCATGAGAATATTAATATTGAGTACCTTTTTATGTTGACTTCAGTTATGGCCTGTACACAGGAAAAAAATGATAATCCTCAGGTAGTGATCTCAGAAATGAAAACCATAAATGCTGTTCCTTTTTTAACGAAACAGAATGATTTTACTTACGTAGAGAAAACAAGTTTAAAGCCCACTATTAATCAAAAATTTAAGGCAGCCTCTTTATTTACAGCTACAGGTTTTGCAATTGTTGGGAATGAAAAGAATGAATCTGCAGTCATAGATGAAACAGGCAAAATAATTTTGAATTTTTCAGAAGAAAATATAGATATGAATGTTGTAAACGGACTTACATTTTATAAAAAAGATATGGAATACCAAAAGAAAATGCCTGTATGGAAATGGGATTGGAATATCATGGGAGGCGGCATCAAGAAGGAACAAACCTATCATAAATTTGAGATTGGTATTTTAGAAACCAGACAAGTTTTACTCAGGGAGGATATCCCGTACCTGGAAGACAATTATTATCTGAATTTTGTTTCTGTAGATGAAAACCATGTTTTTTGGAATGGAAGTCTTTATGAAATCAAAAAAAATCGTTTACACAACGTTGAGAATAATATTGCTGAATTGTTGGAAGATAAACGCTTTATCAAATCTTCAAATTCAACTTTTTCAGTATATGGATTGAATCAGAAAAAAGCAATTCACAATAGTCTGCAAGGTACTGAAACCCTATTAATTCGGTTTGGTAAGGAAAATATAATATTAAACGAAGTTAATAAGGAACGGTATAAACCGGATATCCCTAAACTTTTAATGGATAGTAAAACCAATGATGTTTATGCCTTTCCACAATATGATAAGGTATTTCCAAAGGAAATAACAAAGGCAACAGCTTCGCAGATTGATTTTATTAAAAAAACATCCTTGCTGTATTCCATTACCAATTCACCTTACTTTTTACTCGGTGTTTTTAATTACGATCAGGATGTTTGGGCATATGACTGGCTTTATATCGATACCAAAGGAAATGTTACAGATACTATCGATGCCTATAATTTTAAGGTTTTGGATCAGGTTGGATATCTGGTTTGGCCCGATAGGAAAATTATTTTACCCAATCAGTTCAATGAAAAAAACTGGAAGTTTGGAAAAATAAGTTATTATCAGGGTATGAATGATTTATATCTTATCCGGATTGAAGACGAAAAAGAAGTGAGAACAATGGGCTTGTGGAATAGCAAAACAAAGACCTGGGAGGTAAAACCTGAATACAATGATATTTCGGTTTTGGATACAGAAAAAGAAATCTATTCCCTTCAAAAAGAGAAAGATGGTCTGTATACACTTTATGATAATAAGAATAAAAAGAATATAGGATCGAATGCTTATAAATCCATTAATTCGGATGGATTAGTCAATGCTAAGCTCCACGAAGGCGAAACCATTTACTATTATATCGATATTTATTCCGGAAGAGAATACAAAGAAAATTAAAACAATAAATTAAAAAAGGATACACTATGATTTTCAGAAAGTTATTGCCCATTGTTACCTGTATGATAAGCATCTCAACCTTTGCACAAATAAAAACAGGAGTATATTTTTCTTCCAACAAAAAATATAATGAGATTATAGAGGACCTTGGAAATCCATTAGCAGGAAATCCGGTTATGATTGTGAAATCCTTTGTTCCCAACTATGGAAGCTATGTTTGGTATCTGAACGAAAGTAAAGCTGAAAATGAAGCCTATTTAGATGATCATCCTAAGGATTTGCATGCAGGAATTTTTCTGGAAGATCACGGTGGATTAATTTCGCAAATTACCTTTAGAGATTTTGCAAAAGGTCTGGCACAACCGCGATACCTCATTAATTATTGCGAAGTCGGTGATGCAGACAAAGATGGTTTTCCAGAGTTTTACCTGACTTATTTTGAAGAATCAGACGGTTTAGACGCCAAACCATTGAAAGTTATTGTTTATACCAGGAGAGGTCAAAAAAAGCTTTCAAAATCAAAAATTACAGGTTGGATATCATTTGAAGAAGCTGACCCTTATCGTGAAGAAAGAGATTCAAATTTCAAATTATTATCCAAACCCATAAGACTGCACGCTGAAAAAATATTGAAAGATGCCAAAAACGGAATAAATTAGAATACAAAAATATGTACTTACTGCACACGCGTACGCTAACGCTTCTCTGGCGCAAGCGTCCGCTTGTGACAATACGGGATGGTTATAAATAAATTGCACACGCGATATATGTGCGCAAACAAGGTTATGTTTTAATTTAAGAAGTTATTAAAAATAAAGAAGTGAAATATTTTATCATTTTAACCTCGTTGTGGGTTGTGTTGAGTTCTAACGCCAGTGCTCAGAAACTGAAAGTCACAACCATTTATACCGAACCCAATCGAGTTACAAAAGAAATCCCGGAAACGGGAGCTGTACAGCATTATACAACCCGTAAAGAAATTGCGGAGCGTCTTAATCCCACGATCCTCCTGATTTCCAAAAAAGAGAAAACTGTAAAGTTTCGTATACAGGGAAATATCAGTTCCGGAGGACACAATATTCATCAGGTAAGTAAAATTCGTTTAGAAAAAGGAGAGGAGAAAGGCAATATCCTGACACTGAAATGTTTTGTAGAAATCAAAAAGATTCCCGGCAAAGAAAGTGCTGATATTGCGGGATATAACTATACAAAAGATGAAACCTGTAAAATCCCGGATGATGTTAAAGCAATAAAGATGGAGTTGTACGAAGAACGAATCACCGATCCCTCAGGCAGAACTCCAAAGCTTATTGCAGAACAAACTTTTAATTTCTTTGCAAAGATGTAATTGCCTGAACAATTTCAGGAATACATTTTAACTCATATGCAGATCCGGTAACAAAATCTTATCCGGATTTTTCTCTGCAAACTGCTCCACAAGCTGCATCATATAATAATTACTGACGCAGCGGTCATCTTTGCTTATGATATCCTCTATCTGTTGACTTTCATGGTATTGATCCAGAAAACCTAAGGCATAGAGATTATTTTCTTTTACATATATATAGCTCTTTTCTTCCTTATGTCTGCCCTGATCAATCAGAATGTAGCTTTTCTTTTTCAGGATCAGAGAATCCAGAGCTGCTGTGACTTTATCATTATAATATTCGGCTTTTTCTGTTTCCATATATCTGGATTCTACATGTCTTCCATGGGCTGAGGCCGTCTTGTCGGAATAGAAAGCACATAATAATGGATGGAGATCAAAATCCTGAATAAGCTTAAGTAACATCTGATTGGCATCATACGGACGTTCGAAATAGCGAATACAGGTAATTCCTTTTGCAACTTTAGTAATGGCCAGGCGCATATAACCATTTATATCTTCGTAGGTCATCAGACCTAATTTGGGTTCATACTGTTTCAAAGCCCGGTTGTGTGCCGGCCAATGTTTTTTGATCAACTGGCATTCCATAAGTAAGGCCATTAACTCCGTTCCGGATTCTTCAAAATCAATATCAAAAATTTCCTTCAAAAATAATTGCCGCCTGTTGGATGTGTTGTTTCCGGTAAAATGACTGAGTACCCTTTTTCTGATGTTTATAGCTTTACCTACATAGATGATCTTGCCCTTATTATTTTTAAATATATAGATTCCGGGGGTTGAAGGCAGGCGTTCAAATACTATTTTATCAATATGTGTGGGTAAAAGTTGCTCTTTGGCATGTGTCTGCAGAAAACTATTAATCAATCCTTCTGTATCCTGTGAGAGGATACGTTCAAAGAGAATGACAGTGGCTTTTGCATCACCTGCTGCACGGTGTCTGTCGGAAATCGGGATGTCCAGACGCTGGCACAGATTGCCTAAACTATAAGACGAAAATCCCTTAAAAACATTTCTGGCCAGCCGTACAGTACAAAGTTTGGGAGATTTCCATTGATAACCACAGGCTTTGAGATGGGAATAGACAAAGGAATAATCAAAATTAACATTATGTGCGACAAAGATCTTGTCTTCCAGAAAGGAGTAAATCTCAGCAGCCACATCCTCAAATGAGGGTGCATCCGTCAACATATCGGGAGTAATGCCCGTAAGCATCTGAATATGGTAAGGAATCTCCTTATGCGGATTGATCAGGGTTTGATAGGAATCAATGACCTGATGACCATCATGCAGATAAATAGCGATCTCCGTGATACCGCTATTTGCTGCATATCCTCCGGTTGTCTCAATATCAACAATAGCATAAATGCGATCTTCTGATACACTCATAGTTTTAGCCATTACACAAATATAATGCTAAAAATATTAGTTTTGCAATAGAAGTTTAAATTTAAACCGTCATCAGATCCCGGATAGCGACAGATGCAATCGCTCCGCCAAAAGCTGCCGGTAAATACGACATCGTACCGTAAGCAGACTTCTTAAAATTACTGCCATCCGTATAGAGTAAAGAATTTTTATCCGGCAATTCGGTAGAAAAAGCAACTTTGACACCATCACGGATCCCATGCTTCCTCAATTTTTTACGAATGTGTTGTGCCAGTTTACAATTGTACGACTCACTGATATCTGCAATTTTTATCTTCGTAGGATCTACCTTACCACCAGCTCCCATAGAACTGACAAAAGGAACTTTCGCATCCAGTGCCAGACGAATAAAAAATAGCTTTGGCGTGATGCTATCAATAGCCTCAACACAATAATCCGGCTTTAAATCCAGGAGTGCAGGTATTTTTTCAGGAATAATAAAATCCTGAATTACTGTCAGATCCAATTCCGGATTAATGGCCATTAACCTTTCTTTCATAATCTCTGCCTTAGACTCTCCGTGATTGGTAGAGAGGGCAGGGAGCTGACGGTTGCGATTGGTAGGATCTACCGTATCGCCATCAATGATAGTCATTTTGCCTACTCCGGCCCGGCAGATAAATTCCGCCGCATACGAGCCTACACCACCCAATCCCAGCATCATTACATGCGAATTAGCCAGTTTTTCCAATGCTTCACGCCCTACTAATGCTTCCGTACGTGAAAGCCAAGACAAATCTTTCATAATTACTCAAAAACAGAATGATAATTCTGTATTATATATGCTTTAAATTTTGTTAATTCAATTTGTTTTACGCCTGCCACATAAGCGTAGATTTCTTCAATACCCACAGCTGCATGATCTGTTTCCAAAAAGATCCGGTCTACAGGAATTTCAGTCAGTACTTTATCCATGCTGCCGTTCAAAACAGCCTTTCCAAAGGAAAGATAATAGCCTTTGGCAATCAGTTGCTTCGCCAGAATTTCATTCTTGTGATAGCCATGAAAAACAACCTTTCCCTGAAACAATTGGGAAGATAAGGTTTGCATTACTTCTTCAAAAGCACGTACACAATGTATGATCAAAGGTTTATCATATTGCGCAGCTAATCGGATCTGAGCGGCAAAGACTTCCTTCTGAATATGTACATCCGTTTGGATAACCTTGTCTATACCACATTCGCCTACTCCCAAAAGTTTGCCCTCATCAAGAAGTGTGCGAAGTTGTTCCAGTGCATTTTCACTTCCTTCATTATTCAGGTACCAGGGGTGCAGTCCGGCGGTAGTGCACTTGCTATTTACAGTTTCGCCATTATTCAGCGCAACACTGTGTATCTGACAGATAGCAGATAGGGGAGTAACCGTTTCACTCTTATGGGTGTGGATATCAATATAGACAGCTGACATACGATGCGCTGCAAATTTCTGAAAAATAAATGAGCTATTAAATTTTATCTACTATTCTTGTATAGATAATTTTAACCTATAGAGGTTTGGAGGGCATCTAATAAACTTTTAGCCTTCAGTAGACATTCTTCATATTCCTGCTCACCTTCCGCCTGGTTAGTAATCGCACCGCCGGTATGGAAAGAAATGTAGTGTGAGGAAGCATTATACAAAAGAGTCCGTATAACGACATTAAAATCAAAGTCTCCGTTTGGTGAGAAGTAACCGATTGCCCCAGAATATAATCCTCTGCGGGTATTTTCGATTTCTTCACAATGTTTCATGGCTGCAATTTTCGGAGCTCCGGTCATAGATCCTGCGGGAAAAGTGTTTTTTATAGCTTCCATATCCGTTACATCAGCTGATTTTTGACAGGTAATAGTAGAAACCATCTGATGAACCTGTTTGAAACTTTGTATTTCAAATAATCGGTCAGCTTTTACCGAACCTTTTACTGCACTTCTGGTCAGGTCATTTCGTACCAGATCAACAATCATTACATTTTCAGCAATTTCCTTTTGGGAGTCCTGCAGCTGACGTATGATACGCTGATCTTCTGTAGATGTTGCACCTCGCGGGGCAGTACCTTTGATCGGTTGAGAAATCAGTAAATTTTCCCGTTTAGCCATAAAACGTTCCGGTGATGCGGATAAAATATAGTGATCACCCCTTCTGAAAAAAGTAGAAAACGGAGTAGGAGAGACTTCTGACAATTGCTGATAAACGGACAAAGGATCAATTACAGCATGTTCAGCGTAAAATTCCTGACAAAGATTTGCCTCGTAAAGGTCACCTTGTTGAATATGAGACTGAATACGATCGAAAGCATGCAGATATTCAGCTTTTGTCCATCTCGCTTTGATCGTATCTGAAAACTGAAAGGTTTTCGGGAAATATTGCTGGGATAGTATTTCTTTGAGAATGTGCTCCGGATCCTCCGCCTCGATAGATACGTTTCCGTTTTTTATGGTGATTACAACAGCAGGCACAAAGAAATAAGCAAGCGGAAACTGTAGAATATCGGGTTTGTCTGTGGTCAGATCTTCAATTTCATTTTTCAGATCATAAGAAAGAAATCCGGGAATAAATGTTCCGGGATACTGATCTATAAAATGTTGTGCTTTTAAAAAGGTATCGGTGCCATCGGCAACAAATTGTGATACAGCTTTAACAGCCAGACAACAGTCAAAGGAAGACCATTCATCAGCTGACTCATTGGAGTTAAAGAAACAAATTTCATCAAATTGCATCGCCCATTGCAATGCTTTTTGATGAAATTTGCTATTGGAATCGATCGAATGTATATCTTCGATTCGCATTAATTATTTAGATAAGGATAACGTTTGTTTACGATCCGGACCTACGGAAAGGAACGTAATAGGAACTTCCAACGCTTTTTCCAGATAAGAAATGTAATTTTTCAATGCTTCCGGAATTTCACTTTCTGAAGTGATACCAGTCAGATCCTGATTCCAGCCCTGGATTTCTTCCAGCACAGGCTCAGCCTCATTCGTAATGATCTCATAAGGCATATAGTCAATTACCTGACCATCATGCTTATAATGTGTACACGCATAGATTTTATCAAATGTATCTAATACATCCGCTTTCATCATAATCAGTTCCGTCACACCATTCAGCATAATAGCATATTTCAATGCCGGAATATCAATCCATCCTGTACGACGTGCACGTCCTGTAGTCGCACCGAATTCGTGTCCAAGCTTACGTAATTCCTCACCAACTTCATCATGCAGTTCAGTAGGGAATGGTCCGCCACCTACGCGGGTTGCATATGCTTTGAAAATACCATAGACCTTGCCGATTTTATTAGGAGCTACTCCCAGACCTGTACATGCTCCGGCAGTAGTTGTATTAGAAGATGTAACGAACGGATAAGATCCGAAATCTACATCTAACAATGTACCTTGTGCACCTTCAGCCAAAACACTTTTACCGGATTTCAGATACTGATTCACCAGGTGCTCAGAATCTACATGAGGAATAGTTTTGATATAGTCAATTGCCGCCAGAAACGCTTGTTCTTTTTCAGAGAAATCAGGGATTTCGCCGTAATGAGCTAAAATAGACAGATGTTTCTCTTTTAGTTTCTCATAGCGTTCTTTAAAATCCGGCAATGTCGTATCACCTACACGAAGACCGTTACGGCCTGTTTTGTCCATGTAAGTCGGGCCGATACCTTTAAGTGTAGAACCAATTTTGCCAGCACCCATTTTAGATTCTGAAGCAGCATCCAGCAATTGGTGGGTAGGAAGGATAAGGTGAGCTTTGCGCGCCAAAACCAGATTCCCTTTACCAACCGGATCGAAGCCGGCAGTTTTCAAATTGTCTAACTCTCTTTTAAGGATAATCGGATCAATAACAACACCATTCCCGATAAGATTCATGATACCTTCATTAAAGATACCAGACGGGATAGTGTTCAATACGAATTTTTTGTTATCAAACTCCAATGTGTGTCCGGCGTTAGGGCCGCCTTGGAAACGTGCGATCAAATCGTATTCAGGACATAAAACATCTACGATTTTTCCTTTACCTTCATCGCCCCATTGTAGGCCCAAAAGCACATCAACTTGCATAGCTTTTTTGTATTGAGATTAAAAATATATTTAGATAATGACTTATTCTAAAACAAAAATGTTCGGAAAAATTACGGTAGTAGTTTTTCCGAACAAATGTACTATAATATTTTACCAATAGTCAATATTAATTTGAAATAACCGTTTTTTCGGCTTTTGCCTTGGCGGCTTTATCTTTCTCCTGGCAATCTTCACAGACACCATACAGATTAAGGGAGTGATGCTTGATGTCAAACTTCAACAAATCTCCCATCAGACTCTGGATCTGATTGATCCTCGGGTCACAAAATTCGACCACCTTATTGCATTCTATGCAAATCACGTGATCATGTTGTTTAAAGCCAAAAGATTTTTCAAACTGAGCCATGTTACGGCCAAACTGGTGTTTGGTTACCAGGTCACATGACACCAATAATTCTAATGTATTGTACACTGTAGCCCTGCTCACACGATACTTTTTATTTTTCATGTGAATATACAATGACTCAACATCAAAGTGATCGGAGCGCGAGTAGATTTCTTCCAAAATAGCGTAGCGCTCAGGAGTCTTTCTCAGATTTTTGTTTTCCAGATAAGCCTCGAATATCTTTTTTACAGTGGCGTAATTTTCTGCTAGATTCATATCAAACTTAAGATTCTTTACAAATTTACCAAATTAGATTCACAAAATTGCTTTTTTCAAAAATGTGAGATTCAGTTGATTTAATTCTCCGATTCATATCGTGTCACTCCGGTTATTCCGCTGATATGTTTAAGGTTTTTAATCAGGTTATCCAACTGATCTGTATCGTTGACAAATACCATAAT
The Sphingobacterium spiritivorum genome window above contains:
- a CDS encoding efflux RND transporter permease subunit; the encoded protein is MNIIRFALRKPIAIMVVILAIAFFSYNTIKKINVDIFPEVELPAMYVAMPYGGLSPAYMDGFMANEFQKVLLFVSGVKNIDFKSVQGLTLMKLTFYPGTNMAQAAGEVSTSVSRAMGFLPPGAVPPMVVRFDGSSLPVGNLVFESDQRSVNEIQTLALTKIRPMFVQIPGITSPAPFGGNVRSIVINIDPDAMQANGLSPEDITLAITRNSLPSPAGNIRIGEENLMAPINSIAKGPEELLKTPVKTSANRTIYVGDVARVEDGADQTVGYALINGKRSVYLPIIKKADASTLDAVENLKNAIPMLKDQLPEDVKVSYEFDQSSYIERSLSNLIHEGILGAVFTGLVILLFLGDTRGAIIVVFTIPIAVLSAVTTLYLFGQTINIMTLSGLALSIGILVDEATVTIENIHQHMEMGKPKQRAIVDALLEISIPKLLILLCILAVLTPAFIMTGIPKDMFMPLSMAVAFAMIASFLASQTFVPILANWMMKNKHNSETISARKRAFFDKFRVNYSYRMRKWSTRAVPLFIVYVLVACAIASLLLTVVGTDVMPVSNNGDFQLRIQAPQGSRIEKTEQIVKDITNEIKAELPENGLNITSAFVGMHPAGSPINPIFLFSNSSHEAILQISVNQEVYGGSMEDFKEKIRNKITEKHPEVAFNFEPMELTEKIMGQGAMTPIEVKVGAGQVKGAFAHASKIEANLKKVPYLRDIRIAEPIAYPNMEIEVNRDLAGQFGLTIQDITRSLVTATSSTRFTDKNLWIDPKSGLVFQTQVQIPEGMMSEERLRSLPLKAGSLRPVLEDVATIRRVIAPAQVNRKGPNRYVTIVANVYGKDLGTASWAVKQAIKDAGVPPRGTTIWTEGTLQLLDDTLGSLLAGLGVAIMAIFLMLSAYYQSFKVPLIILSVLPAVIAGSLIILFFTGSTLNLQSYMGIIMSLGVSVSNAVLLVNQAEYYRKKLLLKPANAARLAASSRLRPVLMTAAAMLAGMLPMAMGLGDGAEQIAPLGRAVIGGLIASTVTILLLVPHFFSSLMSRTKVISPSLDPDDYESRYYAEQSGKQTIS
- a CDS encoding efflux RND transporter periplasmic adaptor subunit, whose translation is MYHSISINRKTTALLALTILLVLLLSACSQKEQEKPQAKKEPVKSMNYKTAPVQVINPEYEISVPAELKPYEQVSVYAKVTGFVQRLYVDRGDRVRKGQLLAVLEAPEMQQQYLSDKSTEQKVYSDYLYAKQAYDRLITASKTTGAIADIELDRAKSAMESAKSAYDASKAGTAHSSQLQQYLRITAPFDGVITQRNISVGALAGAGSNIPLFMMAQSNKLRLTLSLPEKHASSVQREMYATFTVSSQPGKTFDARLSRTSGLLDQQDRSLTLEFDVNNPSGELQGGDYAQVKLKLKRKNATNWVQTKSILNTQSGTYILTLNNDEVKRIAVHEGIRLDTLTEVFGNLDPEDKIIIKPSEEIKEGRIKKQDSFK
- a CDS encoding exonuclease domain-containing protein, yielding MSVSEDRIYAIVDIETTGGYAANSGITEIAIYLHDGHQVIDSYQTLINPHKEIPYHIQMLTGITPDMLTDAPSFEDVAAEIYSFLEDKIFVAHNVNFDYSFVYSHLKACGYQWKSPKLCTVRLARNVFKGFSSYSLGNLCQRLDIPISDRHRAAGDAKATVILFERILSQDTEGLINSFLQTHAKEQLLPTHIDKIVFERLPSTPGIYIFKNNKGKIIYVGKAINIRKRVLSHFTGNNTSNRRQLFLKEIFDIDFEESGTELMALLMECQLIKKHWPAHNRALKQYEPKLGLMTYEDINGYMRLAITKVAKGITCIRYFERPYDANQMLLKLIQDFDLHPLLCAFYSDKTASAHGRHVESRYMETEKAEYYNDKVTAALDSLILKKKSYILIDQGRHKEEKSYIYVKENNLYALGFLDQYHESQQIEDIISKDDRCVSNYYMMQLVEQFAEKNPDKILLPDLHMS
- a CDS encoding ThiF family adenylyltransferase produces the protein MKDLSWLSRTEALVGREALEKLANSHVMMLGLGGVGSYAAEFICRAGVGKMTIIDGDTVDPTNRNRQLPALSTNHGESKAEIMKERLMAINPELDLTVIQDFIIPEKIPALLDLKPDYCVEAIDSITPKLFFIRLALDAKVPFVSSMGAGGKVDPTKIKIADISESYNCKLAQHIRKKLRKHGIRDGVKVAFSTELPDKNSLLYTDGSNFKKSAYGTMSYLPAAFGGAIASVAIRDLMTV
- a CDS encoding TatD family hydrolase, with amino-acid sequence MSAVYIDIHTHKSETVTPLSAICQIHSVALNNGETVNSKCTTAGLHPWYLNNEGSENALEQLRTLLDEGKLLGVGECGIDKVIQTDVHIQKEVFAAQIRLAAQYDKPLIIHCVRAFEEVMQTLSSQLFQGKVVFHGYHKNEILAKQLIAKGYYLSFGKAVLNGSMDKVLTEIPVDRIFLETDHAAVGIEEIYAYVAGVKQIELTKFKAYIIQNYHSVFE
- the pabB gene encoding aminodeoxychorismate synthase component I; amino-acid sequence: MRIEDIHSIDSNSKFHQKALQWAMQFDEICFFNSNESADEWSSFDCCLAVKAVSQFVADGTDTFLKAQHFIDQYPGTFIPGFLSYDLKNEIEDLTTDKPDILQFPLAYFFVPAVVITIKNGNVSIEAEDPEHILKEILSQQYFPKTFQFSDTIKARWTKAEYLHAFDRIQSHIQQGDLYEANLCQEFYAEHAVIDPLSVYQQLSEVSPTPFSTFFRRGDHYILSASPERFMAKRENLLISQPIKGTAPRGATSTEDQRIIRQLQDSQKEIAENVMIVDLVRNDLTRSAVKGSVKADRLFEIQSFKQVHQMVSTITCQKSADVTDMEAIKNTFPAGSMTGAPKIAAMKHCEEIENTRRGLYSGAIGYFSPNGDFDFNVVIRTLLYNASSHYISFHTGGAITNQAEGEQEYEECLLKAKSLLDALQTSIG